In the genome of Rhodoferax fermentans, one region contains:
- the thiL gene encoding thiamine-phosphate kinase encodes MGEFDLIARYFKRPVRQAVLGVGDDCALLQPRPGTQMAISSDMLVSGRHFFADVDPRTLGHKSLAVNLSDLAACGARPLAFTLALSLPEVNEPWLAAFAEGLLALAETHGCELVGGDTTAGPLNICITVFGEVPVVNGRSQALLRSGAQPGDDIYVSGNLGDARLALNTLLGQIDLPPELLASCRQRLETPTPRVALGQALRGVATAAIDVSDGLLGDLGHILENSGVGACIEADTAIKLVAAYPYNKGATGQFDLKLSTEQWRSLALAGGDDYELLFTAPASQRAAVAQAGQASQTPVTRIGQIRAEPGLLLVDSQGQTLPNHYASFDHFA; translated from the coding sequence ATGGGTGAGTTCGACCTGATTGCACGTTATTTCAAGCGCCCGGTGCGCCAGGCTGTGCTCGGTGTCGGTGACGACTGCGCCCTGCTGCAACCGCGCCCCGGCACCCAGATGGCGATATCGAGTGACATGCTGGTGTCAGGCCGCCACTTTTTTGCCGATGTCGACCCGCGCACCCTGGGCCACAAATCCCTGGCGGTGAACCTGAGCGACCTGGCCGCCTGCGGCGCCCGCCCCCTGGCATTCACCCTGGCGTTGTCTTTGCCCGAGGTCAACGAGCCCTGGCTGGCCGCGTTTGCCGAAGGCCTGTTGGCGCTGGCCGAGACCCACGGCTGCGAGCTGGTTGGCGGCGACACCACCGCCGGGCCGCTCAACATCTGCATCACCGTGTTTGGTGAGGTGCCAGTGGTCAACGGACGCTCGCAGGCGCTGCTGCGCTCAGGTGCCCAGCCCGGTGACGACATTTATGTGAGCGGCAACCTGGGTGACGCGCGGCTGGCGCTCAATACCTTGCTGGGCCAGATTGACCTGCCACCCGAGCTGCTGGCGTCATGCCGCCAACGGCTGGAAACGCCCACACCCCGGGTGGCGCTGGGCCAGGCGCTGCGTGGTGTGGCCACCGCTGCCATCGATGTCAGCGACGGCCTGCTTGGTGACCTGGGCCATATCCTGGAAAACTCTGGTGTTGGCGCATGTATCGAGGCCGACACCGCCATCAAATTGGTAGCTGCCTACCCTTATAACAAAGGGGCTACAGGCCAATTTGATCTCAAACTATCGACAGAACAATGGCGCAGCTTGGCGCTGGCAGGCGGCGACGATTACGAGCTGTTGTTCACCGCCCCTGCCTCCCAACGCGCGGCCGTGGCCCAAGCCGGACAAGCCAGCCAGACGCCGGTGACCCGCATTGGCCAGATCCGTGCAGAGCCGGGTTTGCTGCTGGTGGACAGCCAAGGCCAGACCCTGCCCAACCACTACGCCTCGTTTGACCACTTTGCCTGA
- the galM gene encoding galactose-1-epimerase, whose amino-acid sequence MTNADILCPDGQPLKLIQLSHASGLKLDLIDWGATWVSCRMPVAGVERETLLGHATLADYFSAQGYLGATVGRFANRIGNARIERDGRVFKLTPNQGVHQLHGGPDGFDRRRWNILEQSAEHVLLGIDSPDGDQGYPGNLAATVCYRLEDGLRVSMVYTATVDAPCPVNLTNHAYFNLDGAATDVRQHVLTIAAHEYLPIDKDSIPLGQLAPVAGTGFDFNVPKKIGTDFLVDAQQKTALGYDHAFQLNPSCRGLKAVAATLVSGDGQLAMDLLTTKPAVQFYSGNYLAGISARDGGTYSAQQGLALETEFLPDCPNHPEWPEANSWLLPGETYRQTTVLVFRPA is encoded by the coding sequence CCGACATCCTTTGCCCGGACGGGCAGCCGCTCAAATTGATCCAACTGTCACACGCCTCGGGGCTCAAATTGGACTTGATCGACTGGGGCGCAACCTGGGTTTCCTGCCGGATGCCGGTGGCAGGCGTGGAGCGCGAGACGCTGCTTGGCCATGCCACGCTGGCAGACTACTTCTCTGCGCAAGGCTACCTGGGCGCGACCGTCGGCCGCTTCGCCAACCGGATTGGCAACGCCAGAATCGAGCGTGATGGCCGCGTGTTTAAGCTGACCCCCAACCAGGGTGTTCACCAGCTGCATGGCGGGCCGGACGGGTTTGACCGTCGTCGCTGGAACATCCTCGAACAAAGTGCGGAGCACGTGCTGCTTGGCATCGACTCGCCCGATGGCGACCAAGGCTACCCCGGTAATCTGGCGGCCACGGTGTGTTACCGGCTGGAAGACGGGCTGCGCGTGAGCATGGTCTACACCGCCACCGTGGATGCACCTTGCCCGGTTAACTTGACCAATCACGCCTACTTCAATCTGGATGGCGCGGCCACCGATGTTCGCCAACACGTGTTGACGATTGCCGCGCACGAGTACCTGCCAATCGACAAGGATTCGATTCCTCTGGGCCAGCTGGCACCGGTGGCTGGCACGGGCTTCGATTTCAATGTGCCCAAAAAGATCGGTACCGATTTCCTCGTTGATGCGCAACAGAAGACCGCGCTCGGTTACGACCATGCGTTCCAGCTCAATCCATCCTGCCGGGGCTTGAAAGCGGTGGCCGCGACGCTTGTGTCAGGCGATGGACAGCTGGCCATGGACCTGCTGACCACCAAGCCCGCTGTGCAGTTCTACAGCGGCAATTACCTGGCCGGGATTTCGGCACGAGACGGAGGAACCTATTCGGCGCAACAAGGATTGGCGCTGGAGACCGAGTTTTTGCCGGATTGCCCCAATCATCCCGAGTGGCCGGAAGCCAATAGCTGGCTTCTGCCCGGTGAAACCTACCGCCAAACGACTGTGCTGGTGTTCAGACCAGCTTGA
- a CDS encoding zf-TFIIB domain-containing protein, giving the protein MPISRACPSCHDPMHTHTLASLAGGQLELDLCFACRGLWFDPQENLKLSPAAVVDLFKLLHAHRHEGAKALPHQLSCPHCRRALVQGFDVVKSGRYITHRCPQRHGRFSSFAAFMIEKGFVRQLSTAEINDMAQRLKVINCSNCGAPVDLRNDHACPYCRSALSLLDPQAVERALVGYESAARAQGGIQLPQLADALVMLERDRQQAAREAKANQSGRLVLGEDGPSLDLWAAGLALVWAVVN; this is encoded by the coding sequence ATGCCCATTTCGCGCGCCTGCCCTTCATGCCACGACCCGATGCACACCCACACTTTGGCCAGTCTGGCCGGTGGTCAGCTGGAGCTGGACCTGTGTTTTGCCTGCCGTGGCCTCTGGTTTGACCCGCAGGAGAACCTCAAACTCAGCCCGGCTGCGGTGGTGGATCTGTTCAAGCTGTTGCACGCGCACCGCCATGAAGGCGCCAAGGCGCTGCCACATCAGCTGAGTTGCCCGCACTGTCGCCGCGCCCTGGTGCAGGGGTTTGATGTGGTCAAAAGTGGCCGCTACATCACCCACCGCTGCCCACAGCGGCATGGCCGCTTCAGCAGCTTTGCAGCGTTCATGATCGAAAAAGGTTTTGTGCGGCAACTCAGCACCGCTGAAATCAATGACATGGCGCAGCGCCTGAAGGTGATCAACTGCAGTAACTGCGGCGCGCCGGTGGACCTGCGCAACGACCACGCCTGCCCGTATTGCCGAAGTGCGTTGTCGCTGCTGGACCCGCAGGCGGTAGAGCGGGCGCTGGTCGGGTATGAATCAGCGGCCCGGGCGCAAGGCGGTATCCAACTGCCGCAGCTGGCCGATGCGCTGGTGATGCTGGAGCGCGACCGCCAGCAGGCCGCACGCGAGGCCAAAGCCAATCAGAGTGGCCGCCTAGTGTTGGGGGAAGACGGCCCATCGCTGGACTTGTGGGCCGCCGGGCTGGCGCTGGTGTGGGCGGTGGTGAACTGA